The following are encoded in a window of Phragmites australis chromosome 22, lpPhrAust1.1, whole genome shotgun sequence genomic DNA:
- the LOC133905181 gene encoding uncharacterized protein LOC133905181: protein MASGLCDAAKPRRFDLTMSRRTRRPASLIADGHQGQGIEGPQMMLQPHDQVQDADAELKTAPAQCPYTSDHLRSQHSEDTEAHKTSEESGHTQEQTPPQKCVEGTEKTQQQQCQGNSPRRLSLQELIEDESLDGEKGVATGNQEEKAAAVHEVAEPAGAKKEPEHVAGRRVIGMMRRYVRVRPIKPKHAPEKNVGPIC, encoded by the coding sequence ATGGCGAGCGGACTATGCGATGCAGCCAAGCCTCGGCGGTTTGATCTTACCATGTCAAGGAGGACAAGACGACCAGCGAGCTTGATTGCCGATGGCCATCAAGGCCAAGGCATCGAGGGACCCCAGATGATGTTACAGCCGCATGATCAAGTCCAAGACGCAGACGCCGAGCTGAAGACAGCGCCAGCGCAGTGTCCATACACATCAGATCATCTGCGATCACAGCATTCTGAAGATACTGAGGCGCACAAGACGTCAGAAGAGTCTGGACACACCCAGGAGCAGACACCACCACAAAAATGTGTGGAGGGGACGGAGAAgacgcagcagcagcaatgcCAAGGTAACAGCCCACGCCGCCTTTCGCTGCAGGAGCTGATTGAAGACGAGTCCCTTGACGGCGAGAAGGGCGTGGCCACCGGAAATCAGGAAGAGAAAGCTGCTGCTGTCCATGAAGTTGCAGAACCAGCAGGTGCAAAAAAGGAGCCTGAGCATGTGGCGGGAAGGAGGGTGATCGGAATGATGCGCCGGTACGTGAGAGTCCGACCCATCAAGCCCAAGCATGCACCGGAGAAGAATGTGGGGCCGATATGTTGA
- the LOC133905180 gene encoding uncharacterized protein LOC133905180, whose protein sequence is MEVRHWTADVNGISLHVAERGPAAGPAVLLLHGFPELWLSWRHQMTALAARGFRALAPDLRGYGDSSAPADPAAYSIFHIVGDIVALLDHLRLPKVFVVGHDWGAQVAWHLCLFRPDRVRAVVNLGLPYFPRSPRPVMESFAALGDGLYIVQFQEPGRAERAFGRYDVATVLKKFYSIEIDEFVAPPGVEIIDFLEAPSSPLPWITEEELGQYAEKFQKSGFTGPLNYYRMFDTNWRLTAPWNGAKITVPAKFILGDKDIGLQSYGIEHYVKSGGLKSSVPDLEVVIIEGHHFLQQEQAERVNSEILSYLDKFTSEV, encoded by the exons ATGGAGGTGCGGCACTGGACTGCGGACGTCAACGGCATCTCCCTCCACGTCGCGGAGCGGGGCCCCGCCGCCGGGCCGgcggtcctcctcctccacggctTCCCGGAGCTCTGGCTCTCCTGGCGCCACCAGATGACCGCGCTCGCCGCGCGCGGGTTCCGCGCGCTCGCCCCTGACCTCCGCGGCTACGGCGACTCCAGCGCCCCCGCCGACCCCGCAGCCTACTCCATCTTCCACATCGTCGGCGACATCGTCGCGCTCCTCGACCACCTCCGCCTCCCAAAG GTGTTCGTCGTGGGGCACGACTGGGGCGCGCAGGTGGCATGGCACCTCTGCCTGTTCCGGCCGGACAGGGTACGCGCCGTCGTCAACCTGGGGTTGCCGTACTTTCCCCGCAGCCCTCGCCCGGTGATGGAGTCCTTTGCGGCGCTTGGCGATGGACTCTACATAGTGCAGTTCCAG GAGCCTGGAAGAGCTGAAAGGGCATTTGGTCGCTATGATGTTGCTACCGTCCTAAAGAAGTTCTACTCCATTGAAATTGATGAATTCGTTGCTCCTCCTGGAGTAGAGATCATAGACTTTCTCGAGGCACCTTCGTCACCACTTCCCTGGATCACCGAGGAAGAACTTGGCCAGTATGCTGAAAAGTTTCAGAAGTCTGGGTTCACCGGACCCCTCAACTACTACCGCATGTTCGACAC GAACTGGAGACTTACTGCGCCTTGGAATGGAGCGAAAATCACAGTGCCTGCAAAGTTCATTCTGGGCGATAAGGACATCGGTCTCCAGTCCTACGGAATTGAGCACTACGTCAAGAGTGGGGGTTTAAAGTCAAGTGTTCCAGATCTTGAGGTTGTGATCATCGAAGGCCACCATTTCCTCCAGCAAGAGCAGGCCGAGAGAGTGAATTCTGAGATACTTTCCTACCTCGACAAGTTTACTAGTGAGGTATAA